The genomic DNA TTATATTCGTTAATTAAAAAGAAGCGCGAGAGTGACGTAATCCCTTATCTTGAATAGGTTTAACTCCAGCAATCTTCGCATGACATTTTATAATTCGAGCGATTGTTGATTACCATGTTGGTCTACCATCTCGTAAGAGAATATGAAATTAAATTCCCAAAATCCCCTTACCTATCTTTCAAAGTTTTTGAAATTTCTACTGCATCATTATTAAAAGTAATTGTCTGCAGACCTGCTTTTGTTTTTGTTGGTCCAAGCAGTCCAGTCATCAATATTTTTAAGACGTAGTGAGTGATTGACGGTTAGTGTATGATTATTTAAATCAATATCTTGCTTCCAACGTAATGTAGTAGCTTTATTCATACGCAGCACTGTCGTGAAGTAGAGCCAAATAATAATGAATAATGTTCGTAATAATCATCCAAGTTGAGGTTGATAGCACCTTTTGAAATTCTTCTGTTTTCAGAATGCCACTTTCATTTTTTGATGGCTCAATGCATTTTAGTCATACCTAGTTTAACTGCTTTTTTAGTTATATTAGAAGAAAAAAGTAACAAAGGGAACCACGCCAACCTCTTAAAACTAAAAATGCTCTAGCCAAAACTAAAAGAAATCAATAAAATCCGTAAAAAGAACGAGGCGGCTTTTCAAATCGAGTCTTCCTAATTGAAGTAACCGATAACTAACCCCTCCTAAGCCCCTTACAAGCCCCTACCAAGTAATAAATCACTAAGAAAAAACACAACAAAACAAAAACACCAACAAACACCGTAGTAGTGGTAAAAAAAATGTAAAATAACACGCCAAAAACCCGCTCAGTCTCCCATATATATTATGAAGAGGTTTTCATTTTTGAACGGAGACGGGAGGAATTAGGATGGCGGTATATCGTAATGTGCAGGTGAATTTTTGGCAGGATGATTTTGTTTTGGATTTGACGCCGGAGGAGCGGTATTTTTATGTGTATTTGTTGACTTGTTCGAAGACGACGCAGTGCGGGATTTTTCCTTTTCCGAAGCGGTTAGCTGAGATGGAGACTGGTTATAATCGGGAGACTGTTGATAAGCTTGTGCAGCGCTTCATTGATTATGGGAAGATTCTTTATGATGCGGATACTCGGGAGTTATTCGTTTTGAATTGGCTTCGTTATAATCCTGTGACGAATACGAATGTGGAGAAGTGTGTGCTTCGTGAGCTTAAGGGTGTGAAGAATAAGGAGTTTGTACATATGTTTCTTCAGAAGTGCGTAGAGGAGGAGCTGAATGTTCCGATGCTTTTAGCGCATTTCGGTATGCCGAGTGATTTGGCTGTGGATGATGTTGATCCGATTTGTGAGGAGACAGAGGAAGAAGAGGTTGTAGAGGAAGAAACGGGAAGTCGCGTGTTTTCTTTTTATGAGCAACATTTTGGGAGTTTGTCTCCGCATACTGTGGAGGAACTGAGTGCGTGGATGGAAGATTTGTCAGAGGAGCTTGTGCTGAAGGCTCTTCAAATTGCGTTTGAGAATAATAAG from Bacillus basilensis includes the following:
- a CDS encoding DnaD domain-containing protein, which encodes MAVYRNVQVNFWQDDFVLDLTPEERYFYVYLLTCSKTTQCGIFPFPKRLAEMETGYNRETVDKLVQRFIDYGKILYDADTRELFVLNWLRYNPVTNTNVEKCVLRELKGVKNKEFVHMFLQKCVEEELNVPMLLAHFGMPSDLAVDDVDPICEETEEEEVVEEETGSRVFSFYEQHFGSLSPHTVEELSAWMEDLSEELVLKALQIAFENNKRTVAYVKGILRGWHGKGFTKVCEVEVDTANFRKKDSSVSTGETEDFLARCEEWEKNAPSEEELQRFLAERGWRP